The genomic interval tttcatgcctcatttatcctcatttttgctacaatctccatctggagcatttgaatattccaggggcaaagcccaagttagatgataaatcatctaagtaagggaataacaatcatatttcgtgcatggatgtaatatgaaaaatgtccatgtccttttccttttcctttcatttgagCCAACCATACCTTAATGCTAGTCCCCATTTTTATGACTTCCTAACCATaacgaggtgtatgggtgcactcttggtAGAGTAGCTGTACCAACCCTTACTCTCAAaccatatgtgatgcatgatcaataatatcatcgtgtacatatgcacatttcatcatagcatgtaaatgcaatctacatggcatattcacatcaaggcatgacaacatgataaaattatttgcataaaATTGAGTTTAGGGTTGAACTACTTACATCTGCACAAAGTTTAATACACCTTGAAATACGTGCACAACCTTGGTTTTCGATCCAAACCTAGAATTTCATACAAATCACATCACCTCAAGTCTCAAAGCACCCTATCCATCCAgtttattttttccataatttcttcacatttatttgtattttcttctaatttttacctcaaaaatctaagaataattatttcctcaaacatttttccaaatatttatataccaaaattcttaaaatattttttgagaaaaaccaCTCGCATTGACTCAGCCTCTCAAACTTCCTCCATATGCGTGACCTAACCTTGAAATGCATGCCTCGAATAATTTTTTGGATTCAGCTTGCTTCTCTAGCCCTAAATTAATTCCTATAATTTTTTGaccattttctatatttttccctattttctttccttttttttttctttttcttcttttcctcttcttctcttcttattcttccctatttctcccatttcttcttcctGCTTCTTTATGACCGTCATGCCCAGCTGCCTCTGCTTGCCACCTTCGCACCTGCTGGCCGTCGCCGCCTACCAGCACCACCACCAACTGCCCCTGACCCTCCGCAACTACTGGCAAGCCTCCTTCGTGCGCTGCCTCGGTTTTGCCGCCGCTCTTGCTTGTGCGTCCAACTGTTGCAATAGCAGCTCTGCCTCTATTAAACCAGCTGCCGACCACCTCCTAGCTTGCTGCTTTGAGGCCAAAGTCGCTGCTCGCCGGCAAACATCGAGGCTGCCGGCTGCCCACAGCCTCTTTCCCATTTGCACAACAGCTCGCGGCCACTCTTCCTCTGCAAACTCTcttctatctttctttttcctttctgctTTATTTCTCCATCTACTTATAGGCATCCCACCGCCTCTTACTACCTAGGCCATCAGTCCTCTAGAGTCTTCTTGTTGCCTACTTGCAAAATCTCCAtgcgcacatatatatatatatataacttatatatattacaccAATATATATGGgaatttacacatttaaatttcaaatttcatccttatttcatttaggcaattctctaattgcaattatatcctcaaatattaaattgatttaCATTACGATACatcaaatgcaaaattaataactccatTATTACTCAATAAGGACGATTTTGTTAGTTCTAAATGATAGCAAATATATCCCAATAgagagggtgaattgggatttgaataaatttttgataaattaaacaATGATTTATGGCAGAGAACTATGTTTCGAGATATAGgggagtatgtttcaaaataaatctttatgttaagtaggtttcgaaacctactatatatgtttcaaaatataccttTCTGATTTAGGGTGTTTCGAAACTTTTAGCTTAGGATTTCAATAAATGACTTTGGTAAAGATTATTTCTTCAAAAAGGATTTTGCCAAAGATTCTTGAGATTAAAGATAGGTTTATGAATACTTATGCTTCAAAGAAATTCtattttagcttttgaaaatgaTCCTTTTGAAAGTTTGAGCAATAAGTAATAAGCAAACAAACCAATAAATTGagtgcacacgagatttatagtggttcagcaccCTGtatagtccactaccttcaagtctcgcacttgaaggattttcaaacccAATCATTTTCACTTGTGATCAAACAATAATGGTTTTACCACGATTCACACTAAAACCTTGTACATAATGAGTTTTAtagctcaactcaaaccttacaccaatcaacaagataaataatatttatctttataGCCCAATGAAATGCCTTACCAATGGCTATACAAACCTCTTAGCTTGATTTGAGGAGAATTAAAAGATATGACACTTCTTGTTTTTGACTTGCCTCTCTTTTACACACCACAATGTATGTTGATCTGCTTTGAAAGCTCAATCAAAATCTTGTGTTCACCACTTGTGTATTGTGTTGCTTATATCTTGAGTATGTGTATtctaatatatcatatatgtcTTGTCTTCAAAACCTACTATTTATAGAAGTTTGATTgatttatagccgttagagataAGATTTAGAAGAAAGTTTTGAAATAAAGCTTATTGGTTTcgaaataacataattttacactatggtttcgaaacatacatcacatgtttcgaaacatccaacCTTTATAGCTGGATTTTCACTTAGAGACAACATGAGTAAGAGACAATGCTTTATGCTtactataattttgtttttctctccacattcaaatttgaatttgaattcttaGAGTATTGAGATTATATTTGTTGTAgcccaaaaaatatgataatagaATTTGTAATGAGGGAAAGCTGGAGCTGAGGCAGAGCAAGGTTGATAGTTGGCAGGAGCCTGTTGGTGGACATAAGCATTGGGTAGCTTTAGTCCTTGATGTGCTGACTGGGGTCGTAGGTGGACCTCTAAGGGCATCCTTGGGAGCTGTAACACCCATTGTTACTGGTGTTAGgacaatgagaaagaaagtgaaaaaatttcaaaatatgcccttgagaaggtgatggatccttaagtataagggtgccctatgagaggggcattttggtaatttggataatgaaggctaataaagggtaatttggtaaattgaaaataattcctaggtggaataaAGTATGTAGGTGAATTAAGttcctatttttgtatttatgtggagataaatgggattaataattcataaagggtattttggtaattttggagtataattgtaacgacccgataatgaatctaaataaaaaaaaagttaaataaataaataaataaaatattttgatattttgggtATTAATTCTGTATGGATGAAATTGTAGTGTGTTTATGAAAATAGATGTCTTATGTATTGTGAGTTAATATATATGTGAATTTGTGATGATTTAAGAAGAGGAAAAAAGGAAGGGACAAAAAGGGAAAGTTGTATACGGGAGTAAGGACAGAAAGGGAAAGAGTGGATAttataaaagagaaaagagagagagagagagtaaaaccCTTCACTCGTCTCTCCCTCTCattacattcttcttctttctctcttccctcccaatcttttcttcttcatttttgagCTTCAAGAGTGGATTTGGTAGTCAAGATTAGGAGCTTTTGGTGGGGTTTTGGAGGCTCAGCATCTCCTTCTCCAAAGGATCTTCCATTTGAGCAAGGTAATTtcatctcttttcttcttcatcctatTCATTGGGTCTTGAAATGGAGGTTGTAGCACCCCTTGGGATGAGGGATAATGGTGTGATTGGAGTTTGATAGAGTAATGGAAGGTTTGAGGTGGGTTTAAAGAGTTTTGGGGCATCTGTGAGCAGTTCTGGGTGTTTCCCATCTtcaagttttgaaacatgtcatgtaggtttcgaaatataactctctagtttctatattttgaaacatgtcaagtaagttttgaaacataagtCTCTATTTTCTAGGTTTTGAAACTTGGGGTCATCCTGCACACCTTGTATAGTTTTAGCCATAACGTTTTATGTAGGAATCCAATTGATGAACCGTTTGAAGCGCTATAAACTAGACCTGATAGGTTTGTTTTGATATAAGTTTCAAATCATTTGGACAATATTTGAGTGGTATAACCTTGTTTTCAAATCAAGTCTATTCATTTTCAACCAACCTTTGGGAGTTGTTGAGGTTCTTATACATGGGGACACTTGGGATGAAATGAGCATATCAAAGCATGTTAGAGAGGGTAACATGGAAATATATTTGGTTAGGACGAGGGTAACAACATGTTGAGAATGCATTACTCCATGTGATCGATATTATGGGTGCATAGCACATGGTGTCATACATGCATGCATTTTTAATGGTTTTTGTATGGCATTGATTGTACATGTGAGCAAGGGATATCCTAACAATGCCAGTGGGCTTATGCCTAGCTGTAGGGGCTTTGGGCCCATAATGCCGCCTGGTATTAAACCAGTGTGTGGGTGGATGTGAATCCACAAGAATATGAAATGCCGTCTAATTTGAACTAGAGCGTGGGTGGGCGAAGATCCGCATCATTTATGCCTATTGCATGGGTTTACATATACATTGACATAGAGCATGGCATTGGGCATGATGATCAATAAGTAGTCACGGTGAAAATTTCTCAACCTAATCTTATTGTCTTGTTTCCATTGTTATTCCCTCGTGGAAAGGGAGTTCCTTATGTTGCGATTGAGATATCATGTTATGCTTATCTTGATTCATTCATTATGCCTTTATTTACTACatgaacttgctgagccttgcggCTCATATTTCttctttgcatcattccaggtaaaggcaagggGAAGGCAAAGGAGGGTGGTGAGTCTAGTCAAGCTTGAGCGGGTGTTAGATATGTGTACAGAGTCACTCCAAGCCTATGGTCCTTAGGGGTTGTTTTGAGGGTGAAAGGCTAAAAGTTGTAATTGAAGTACTTTATTTTTGTGaccttcttattattttgttatgtatgggTTGATGTGCCCATTTAAAAGATTGATGTAATGTTTCATTATTATGTAAGCTTCCTTTGAAATGGAAATGAAGtggattttttttaagaatttttgtttCGGTGCCTTCTTATGGCGACCCTCTGACGAACCTTCTATGCTAGTAGAAGTTTCGAGAGGTTGGCCGTTatagtttggtatcagagcaaaggtTTGGGTGAATAAAAGACTCTGTAGACATAGGAtattgggtagagttagggctATATTTATTAGTCTGAAGTGGAATTGGGTATTAAGATTGTTCTAAAAGTTAATTTGTTGTGCAGGATTGTGAGTACTCAATCTCGTAGAAGGAGGCCACCAATTAAGAGCCAAGGTCGTGGTCAAACTCTACCTTCAGCAGCTTTTGAGTCTCCAGATCATCCCGGGGGAGATTAGAGCCAAGAAATGGCTGAGTTGCGTGGGGCATTAGCTGGGATGTAGAGAGCGGTGGAGATGCTCGTCGTAAATCGTGTTAAGAATGATTCGGTGCCTCCAGAGACTGAAGAAAATTCAGCTGGGCATGATGAAGGTCAAATGCCAAACCCTATGCCTCAGAGTTCAAGAGGAGATGGGGGAGGCCAGTTGCTTAAAAACTTCATAGCGCTTCGACCCCCAAAATTTAGTGGTGGAACTAATGCTATGGCAGCAGAGAATTGGATGAAATCCGTTGAGAAGCATTTGTGGGCTATAGGATGTAATGATTCCTGAAGGGTTAGATTGGTGACTTTTTTGTTGTCGGGGGAGgctgagagatggtgggagacagCGAGATGGAGGTTTGGAAATAGGGAGCCTACGTGGTTAGAATTTCAAGAGGCTTTTAATGCTAACTATTTCCCTAGTTGGATGAAGGAACAAAAAGTCTATGACTTTATTGAATTGACACAGGGCTCCAAGACTGTAGCTTAGTATGAGGCCGAGTTCATTTCATTGGCCAGATTTGCTCCAGAGTTAGTATCCTCTGAGGCAAACAAGGCGACAAAGTTCCAAAGGGGCTTGCGGCCTAAGATTCGATATGCCTTGGTGAGTGCTCGAATTGTAGACTATCCCACCATTGTACAAAGAGCATATGCTATCGAGAAAGATAGGGTGGAAATGGGAACGGAGCAACCATCATCAGAAGGAGCAGGATCCTCCCAAGGTAAGAGTGGTAACAAAAGGAGAAAATGGGAAGCGGGGTCAACAAAAAACTTTCCAATAATTTCAGCTTGTAAAATATGTGGTAAAAGACATCCGAACCCTTGCCGTTCTGCTAAGGGAGGGGCTTGCTTTATATGTGGGCAGATGGGGCATATCCAAAAGAATTGTCCCCAGAATCCATAAATGGCATCAGTCAGAGAGGTGACTTGTTATCGTTGTGGGGGTAAAGGCCATAGGGCTAATGTATGCGCTTCTTCACCTCAGACTGGAAGGTTGAGGCTAGGAGGACAGGGTCAGAAGTCAGCTCAAAAAGCTCCTTTGCCTAGGGGCCATGGAGGACCGCCATCGTTACCTCAGGGCCAACATCCAGTTGCTATAGATCGACCCCATGTGCAGGGGAGAGTGTTTGCATTGACAGCAGTAGAGGCTGAGCATGGAGATGACACTATTcaaggtatactttctcttTATGGTGTTGATGTACGTGTATTGTTTGATACAGGTTCCACTCACTCCTTCATTTCACCTCTGGTGGTATATCATATTCCCACCCCTCGAATTCCATTGTCATATTATCTGGTGGTATCCATGCTAGGGGGTAAGGTGTTGATAGGAGGAGAGATTTATAAGGATTGTGAGATTATGGTGGATGAGCAGATAGTACTGGGTGATTTGGTGGCCCTAGACATTGAAGATTTTGATGTGATtttgggtatggattggttaACACGCCACTATGCTAAAGTGGATTGTCGTCGAAAAGTAATTCAATTTGAGCCTCCCTAACAGCCAGTGGTTACATATCGTGTTaatgtaggtgctctagacccaatcagattgggcatgttgtacactgacaattgtaatcatgtttattatttgaataaggagttgttcaaattcacaagaagtcattctattagtttcttattattattgtaataactgaatgaaactagataaaaatccatatgatgtatactgtgaataatctataaagatgtgagatgatgcatcacagtttctagacatcattaaaccaCTACAAGAAACAAGTTTTTTAGTGGAGGCCAAGGTCGTCACTAAAAGCCCAAaaagccgtcactaaaagtattAGTGATGGCCAAACAGACCGTTACAAGTCGTCACTAATGTAATTAGTGACGATAAAACTGGtcgtcactaaagttaacccattagtgacagCCAATATGGCCGTCACTAATGTAATTAGTGACCATAATGCTGGCCGTCACTAATGGCAACTCATTAGTGACAGTCATACATGGCCGTCACTACATgttggccgtcactaaagttaacccgTTAGTGACAcgatgtgtaacaccccctctcctagaactgcccgagaagaggtgctacggggaaaataaaataaactaactgataatctgaaatctgataccatgactgaacatctcaatcaattggaataaaaactcttagtcaatacaaactgaaatgcataaactcttactgagggacaatccctcaactgaaatataaaataagatctaatctaagaaaactctatagaactcaacagactcccagacatcttttatcttgagcggctccacgtacacacactactgaacactgctgctaggccccacatctgatactcccctgctagaacctggaggggtgaagagtacaaggtgagctacaaaagctcagcaagtaataagctggaaagaatactgaagctgaatcgaagaatatcgatactgataaataactgactaaacttgtactgtataatcactgtctgattgcatttataaaaatgtaatgcacataaactgtaaactaaatgcaggtatgcaactttggctcataggcccacataatctgataatacatacctatctgatctgaaacctgcatacataaaaactgtaagcacatactgtgggcaaagcccctagccccctggttgccaccaggcgagcaactcataaactgagctgaaactgaaactgatgggatccccgcagacaagccgcctagcgcgcataatgcaatgcaatgctcacataaatgctggcacacgatatgtagtgctccatataaagtcatgctcaatgctcataccaaaatgtatgcacataatctcacaaaataatgctgatcatgtcaaaataaaataatgctgaacatgatatgatcttcatctatatattggaatacaaagattctatgaattatgatttatggtatgggtatgattaacttgtcatgttctagcttatgaattcaatgttggaaggtgttgaatacattgattgaattaaacttgaattaggactcactggaagctaaattagatttctggaaaagtcatccggatatcagaaaggatatcaggataagaagaaagacatccagatatgaagaaggctcatccggatacactgacattcaaagaagaagctattcggatatgctgggaagtattcggatatgaactaggacatccggatatgattctggtcattcggatatctcactgatgcattcagatataattggggactattcgaatgaaaaattcaacttttgagggaggcatccggatatcaggcgagacatctggatattatcttgaccttttcggatgtataaacaaaccattcggatatcatacttgaagaactttagatacatccggatacgatacaaggtatccggatattagagcttagagtaatagaacttgcaatccaaaatggataaggattaatagaacttgcaatccaaaatggataaggattactggaacttgcaatccaaaatggatgaggattaatagaacttgcaatccaaaatggataaggattactggaacttgcaatccaaaatggatgaggattaatagaacttgcaatccaaaatggattaggattactggaacttgcaatccaaaatggataaggattaatggaactcacaatccaaaatggattaggattactggaacttgcaatccaaaatggatgaggattaatagaacttgcaatccaaaaaggataaggatttatagaacttgcaatccaaaatggataaggattattggaacttgcaatccaaaatggataaggattactggaacttgcaatccaaaatggatgaggattaatagaacttgcaatccaaaatggattaggattactggaacttgcaatccaaaatggatgaggattaatagaacttgcaatccaaaatggattaggattactagaacttgcaatccaaaatggatgaggattaatagaacttgcaatccaaaatggataaggattactggaacttgcaatc from Diospyros lotus cultivar Yz01 chromosome 8, ASM1463336v1, whole genome shotgun sequence carries:
- the LOC127808566 gene encoding uncharacterized protein LOC127808566, whose protein sequence is MASVREVTCYRCGGKGHRANVCASSPQTGRLRLGGQGQKSAQKAPLPRGHGGPPSLPQGQHPVAIDRPHVQGRVFALTAVEAEHGDDTIQGILSLYGVDVRVLFDTGSTHSFISPLVVYHIPTPRIPLSYYLVVSMLGGKVLIGGEIYKDCEIMVDEQIVLGDLVALDIEDFDVILGMDWLTRHYAKVDCRRKVIQFEPP